A single Elaeis guineensis isolate ETL-2024a chromosome 15, EG11, whole genome shotgun sequence DNA region contains:
- the LOC105058603 gene encoding LOW QUALITY PROTEIN: 3-ketoacyl-CoA synthase 10 (The sequence of the model RefSeq protein was modified relative to this genomic sequence to represent the inferred CDS: inserted 2 bases in 2 codons), whose amino-acid sequence MAGEHILLSTEIVNRGVEASGPDAGSPTFSIRVRRRLPDFLQSVNLKYVKLGYHYLISHGIYLATIPVLVVVFSAEVGSLSREELWRKVWEETSYDLATVLAFFGVLVFTVSVYFMSRPRPIYLVDFACYRPSDDLKASREEFIELARKSGKFDEESIAFQSRILKSSGIGDETYVPKSIFXPGNCATMKEGRAEASMVMFGALDELFEKCRVRPKDVGILVVNCSLFNPTPSLSAMIVNHYKMRGNILSYNLGGMGCSAGIIALDLARDMLQANPNNYAVVVSTEAVSFTWYTGRNRSMLIPNCFFRMGCSAVLLSNRRRDFRRAKYRLEHIVRTHKGADSRSFRCVYQEEDEQRIKGLSISRDLMEVGGHALKTNITTLGPXVLPFSEQLLFFAALLFRRRSSSSDSKPYIPDYKLAFEHFCMHAASKAVLDELQRNLELSNRHMEASRAVLHRFGNTSSSSIWYELAYLEAKGRVRRGDRVWQLAFGSGFKCNSAVWRAMRRVRPPTQNPWFGCTDRYPVGL is encoded by the exons atggCCGGAGAGCACATTCTCCTCTCGACCGAGATCGTGAACCGGGGGGTCGAGGCCTCGGGCCCTGATGCCGGCTCGCCAACTTTCTCCATCCGGGTCCGGCGAAGGCTACCGGATTTCCTGCAGTCGGTGAACCTCAAGTATGTGAAGTTGGGCTACCACTACCTCATCAGCCATGGCATATACTTGGCGACGATACCGGTGCTGGTGGTGGTGTTCAGTGCCGAGGTGGGGAGTTTGAGCAGAGAGGAGCTATGGAGGAAGGTTTGGGAGGAGACGAGCTACGACCTCGCCACCGTCCTGGCTTTCTTTGGTGTTCTTGTCTTCACCGTCTCGGTCTACTTCATGTCCAGGCCTAGGCCTATCTACCTCGTCGACTTCGCCTGCTACCGGCCCTCCGATGATCTGAAG GCCTCCAGAGAGGAGTTCATAGAGCTGGCACGGAAGTCCGGCAAGTTCGACGAGGAGAGCATAGCTTTCCAGTCCCGAATCCTCAAATCCTCTGGCATCGGCGACGAGACCTACGTTCCAAAATCCATAT TCCCCGGCAATTGCGCCACCATGAAGGAAGGCCGTGCCGAGGCCTCCATGGTTATGTTCGGTGCCCTCGACGAGCTCTTCGAGAAATGCCGTGTTCGCCCCAAGGATGTCGGCATCCTCGTCGTCAACTGCAGCCTCTTCAATCCCACGCCATCCCTCTCGGCGATGATCGTAAACCATTACAAGATGAGGGGCAACATACTGAGCTACAACCTCGGCGGCATGGGGTGCAGCGCTGGAATCATAGCCCTCGACCTCGCCCGCGACATGCTGCAGGCCAACCCCAACAACTACGCGGTCGTGGTGAGCACGGAGGCCGTCTCCTTTACATGGTACACGGGGCGCAACCGATCCATGCTGATTCCCAACTGCTTCTTCCGCATGGGGTGCTCCGCGGTGCTGCTCTCGAACCGGCGGCGGGACTTCCGGCGAGCCAAGTACCGGCTCGAGCACATCGTGAGGACTCATAAGGGTGCCGACAGCCGGAGCTTCAG GTGTGTGTACCAAGAGGAGGATGAGCAAAGGATCAAGGGCTTATCCATCAGCCGGGACCTCATGGAAGTCGGCGGCCACGCCCTCAAGACCAACATCACCACCCTCGGCC TCGTCCTCCCCTTCTCCGAGCAACTCCTCTTCTTCGCCGCCCTCCTCTTCCGCCgccgctcctcctcctccgactccAAGCCATACATCCCCGACTACAAGCTCGCCTTCGAGCATTTCTGCATGCATGCAGCCAGCAAGGCCGTGCTCGATGAGCTCCAGAGGAACCTCGAGCTCAGCAACCGCCACATGGAGGCGTCGCGCGCCGTCCTCCACCGCTTCGGCAACACGTCCAGCAGCAGCATCTGGTATGAGCTCGCCTACCTCGAGGCCAAGGGCCGGGTGCGGCGCGGAGACCGCGTGTGGCAGCTGGCGTTTGGTTCGGGTTTCAAATGTAACAGTGCCGTCTGGCGGGCCATGCGCCGGGTCCGGCCGCCCACCCAGAATCCCTGGTTTGGTTGCACCGACCGCTATCCTGTTGGCCTCTAA